The following are from one region of the Ornithorhynchus anatinus isolate Pmale09 chromosome 20, mOrnAna1.pri.v4, whole genome shotgun sequence genome:
- the FZD4 gene encoding frizzled-4, with protein sequence MIEAGKPRPLPAAASYWSSWLSITAPHPPPPPSPAPGLGAGRGGRSAAAERSVVRSAGAARRGGEGGEGGAGRRHDPRGPRTDALILAPAPPTLGLQPLPAGDHPPAHPGILALGAPEVSAPGAPGIAAIGAPGGAAAGPPEILQPEPLRFLQPEPLKFLQPDLLRFLQPEPLKFLQPEPLRFLQPEPLKFLQPEPLKFLQPDLLRFLQPEPLRFLQPDLLRFLQPEPLRFLQPDLLKFLQPEPLKFLQPEPLKFLQPEPLRFLQPDLLRFLQPEPLRFLQAEPLRFPQPEPPESVRSEPPGSPQAELLLLLLLAGRARAFGDEEERRCDPIRIAMCQNLGYNVTKMPNLVGHELQADAELQLTTFTPLIQYGCSGQLQFFLCSVYVPMCTEKINIPIGPCGGMCLSVKRRCEPVLKEFGFAWPDSLNCSKFPPQNDHNHMCMEGPGDEDVPLPHKTSLVPGEECHSMGARSDQYVWVKRSLSCVLKCGYDAGLHSRSAKEFTDVWMAVWASLCFVSTAFTVLTFLIDSSRFSYPERPIIFLSMCYNIYSVAYLVRLTVGRERISCDFEEAAEPVLIQEGLKNTGCAIIFLLMYFFGMASSIWWVILTLTWFLTAGLKWGHEAIEMHSSYFHIAAWAIPAVKTIVVLIMRLVDADELTGLCYVGGQNLDALTGFVVAPLFTYLVVGTLFIAAGLGALFKIRSNLQKDGTQTDKLERLMVKIGVFSVLYTVPATCVIACYFYEISNWTLFRSSADEAGVAVETLKMFMSLLVGITSGMWIWSAKTLHAWQKCSNRLVNSGKVKRDKRADGWVKSGKGNETVV encoded by the exons atgATAGAGGcggggaagccccgccccctccccgcggcggCCTCCTATTGGAGCAGCTGGCTGTCCATCacagccccccacccgccccctccgcccagtCCGGCGCCCGGgctcggggccggccggggggggcgaAGCGCAGCGGCCGAGCGGAGCGTGGTGCGCAGCGCCGGAGCGGCccgtcggggaggggagggaggggaggggggggccggCCGCCGACAtgacccccgcggcccccggacGGACGCTCTgatcctcgcccccgcccccccaaccctcgGGCTGCAGCCCCTGCCAGCCGGagaccaccccccagcccaccccgggATCCTTGCCCTCGGAGCCCCCGAGGTTTCTGCACCGGGAGCCCCCGGGATTGCGGCCATCGGAGCCCCCGGGGGCGCTGCGGCCGGACCTCCCGAAATCCTGCAGCCGGAGCCCCTGAGGTTTCTGCAGCCGGAGCCCCTGAAGTTTCTGCAGCCGGACCTCCTGAGGTTTCTGCAGCCGGAGCCGCTGAAGTTCCTGCAGCCGGAGCCCCTGAGGTTTCTGCAGCCGGAGCCGCTGAAGTTCCTGCAGCCGGAGCCCCTGAAGTTTCTGCAGCCGGACCTCCTGAGGTTTCTGCAGCCGGAGCCCCTGAGGTTTCTGCAGCCGGACCTCTTGAGGTTTCTGCAGCCGGAGCCCCTGAGGTTTCTGCAGCCGGACCTCTTGAAGTTTCTGCAGCCGGAGCCGCTGAAGTTCCTGCAGCCGGAGCCCCTGAAGTTTCTGCAGCCGGAGCCCCTGAGGTTTCTGCAGCCGGACCTCTTGAGGTTTCTGCAGCCGGAGCCCCTGAGGTTTCTGCAGGCGGAGCCCCTGAGGTTTCCGCAGCCGGAGCCCCCGGAATCGGTGCGATCGGAGCCCCCGGGGTCGCCGCAGGCGGA gctgctgctgctgctgctgctggccgggCGGGCGCGGGCCTTCGGCGACGAGGAGGAGCGGCGCTGCGACCCCATCCGCATCGCCATGTGCCAGAACCTGGGCTACAATGTCACCAAGATGCCCAACCTGGTGGGGCACGAGCTGCAGGCCGACGCCGAGCTGCAGCTCACCACCTTCACCCCGCTCATCCAGTACGGCTGCTCCGGACAGCTGCAG TTCTTCCTGTGCTCGGTCTACGTCCCGATGTGCACGGAGAAGATCAACATTCCCATCGGCCCCTGCGGCGGCATGTGTCTCTCGGTCAAGAGGAGGTGCGAGCCGGTCCTGAAGGAGTTTGGCTTCGCCTGGCCGGACAGCCTGAACTGCAGCAAATTCCCCCCGCAGAACGACCACAACCACATGTGCATGGAGGGCCCCGGGGACGAGGACGTGCCCCTGCCCCACAAGACGTCCCTGGTGCCCGGCGAGGAGTGTCACTCGATGGGCGCCCGCTCGGACCAGTACGTCTGGGTGAAGAGGAGCCTGTCCTGCGTGCTCAAGTGCGGCTACGACGCCGGCCTCCACAGCCGGTCGGCCAAGGAGTTCACCGACGTCTGGATGGCCGTCTGGGCCAGCCTGTGCTTCGTGTCGACGGCCTTCACCGTCCTGACGTTCCTCATCGACTCGTCCCGCTTCTCCTACCCGGAGCGGCCCATCATCTTCCTCAGCATGTGCTACAACATCTACAGCGTCGCCTACCTCGTGCGGCTGACGGTGGGCCGGGAGAGGATCTCCTGCGACTTCGAGGAGGCCGCGGAGCCCGTCCTCATCCAGGAGGGCCTGAAGAACACGGGCTGCGCCATCATCTTCCTGCTGATGTACTTCTTCGGGATGGCCAGCTCCATCTGGTGGGTCATCCTGACCCTCACGTGGTTCTTGACGGCCGGGCTGAAGTGGGGCCACGAGGCCATCGAGATGCACAGCTCCTACTTCCACATCGCCGCCTGGGCCATCCCGGCCGTGAAGACCATCGTCGTCCTGATCATGCGGCTGGTGGACGCGGACGAGCTCACGGGCCTGTGCTACGTCGGCGGCCAGAACCTCGACGCCCTCACCGGCTTCGTCGTGGCCCCCCTCTTCACGTACCTGGTGGTCGGGACCCTGTTCATCGCCGCCGGGCTCGGCGCCCTGTTCAAGATCCGCTCGAACCTCCAGAAGGACGGGACCCAGACGGACAAGCTGGAGAGGCTGATGGTCAAGATCGGCGTCTTCTCCGTCCTCTACACGGTGCCGGCCACCTGCGTGATCGCCTGCTACTTCTACGAGATCTCCAACTGGACGCTGTTCCGCTCCTCGGCCGACGAGGCCGGCGTGGCGGTGGAGACGCTCAAGATGTTCATGTCCCTGCTGGTGGGCATCACCTCCGGCATGTGGATCTGGTCGGCGAAGACGCTGCACGCGTGGCAGAAGTGCTCCAACAGACTGGTCAATTCAGGGAAGGTAAAACGGGACAAGAGAGCCGACGGTTGGGTGAAATCCGGGAAAGGAAACGAAACTGTAGTGTGA